The following proteins are co-located in the Marinomonas profundi genome:
- a CDS encoding BRO family protein — MLMKNDMTLFEDYQIRRVYDEEAEIWWFSVIDIVQVLTQQVDYKAARNYWKVLKNRLAKEGSQLVTDCNQLKLPAADGKNYLTDVATAETLLRLVQSVPSPKAEPIKLWLAKVGYERMQEMADPSRSLDRARETWQKHGRSEKWIQQRMTGQETRNKLTDYWADHDIKQGEEFAILTNIIHQEWADTSVKAHKNLKGLKSQNLRDHMSEAELIFTALAELSTRHIAETEEATGMDENKTAALAGGSIAKNARKDLEAKTGKKVITSDSYLPPAKNKRIKKNDGDT; from the coding sequence ATGTTAATGAAAAATGATATGACCCTATTTGAAGATTACCAAATTCGCCGCGTTTATGATGAAGAAGCCGAAATCTGGTGGTTTTCGGTGATTGATATTGTGCAAGTGTTGACACAACAAGTGGACTATAAGGCTGCCAGAAATTATTGGAAAGTGTTGAAAAATCGCTTAGCCAAAGAAGGCAGTCAGTTGGTTACAGATTGTAACCAACTGAAACTACCTGCGGCTGATGGCAAAAATTACCTGACCGATGTTGCCACCGCTGAAACCTTGCTACGCCTAGTGCAATCTGTTCCCAGTCCCAAAGCAGAACCTATCAAGCTTTGGCTGGCTAAGGTGGGCTATGAACGCATGCAGGAAATGGCTGACCCTTCCCGTTCACTTGACCGCGCTAGGGAAACTTGGCAAAAACATGGTCGCAGTGAAAAGTGGATCCAGCAACGTATGACAGGGCAGGAGACTCGTAATAAATTAACCGATTATTGGGCTGATCACGACATCAAACAAGGTGAAGAATTTGCCATTCTCACTAATATTATCCATCAAGAATGGGCAGACACCAGTGTTAAGGCGCATAAAAACCTCAAAGGTCTGAAAAGCCAGAATCTGCGTGATCACATGAGTGAGGCGGAGTTGATTTTTACCGCTCTTGCAGAATTATCCACTAGACATATTGCCGAAACCGAAGAGGCTACAGGGATGGATGAAAACAAAACTGCAGCCCTAGCGGGTGGCTCTATTGCCAAAAATGCCCGCAAGGATCTGGAAGCTAAAACAGGAAAAAAGGTGATTACCTCCGATAGCTACCTGCCTCCTGCAAAAAATAAACGCATTAAGAAAAATGACGGTGACACATAA
- the csy2 gene encoding type I-F CRISPR-associated protein Csy2: protein MDKLLVIRHIKVEGANAIAGLTWGFPSMTSFLGLTHALQRKVQTKVSERLALNGCAVICHSSQVQSHSNNMSRENYFALTRNPLTKDGSTAPFNEEGKMRMDISLLIKLYGPTPPEIEDTLVEFIEEALLASRVAGGAVLSIDEIELITDIGAINRERSTRKSFLRKLLPGFALISRDDVLQDHIQKSQKAPLDAFLDFSIRKMSSKGKGDKAEWTTNRLEYTGWLKPIMVGYQGISDVYEAGQVEHVRDRSCPVQFVESIYSLGQWISPHRIDDLKHLFWHQEYQASNALYLCKNDYQPDTPILLNDETNQTIEEK, encoded by the coding sequence ATGGATAAATTACTGGTCATTAGACATATTAAAGTCGAAGGAGCGAATGCCATTGCAGGTTTAACGTGGGGCTTTCCTTCTATGACGAGTTTTTTGGGTTTGACCCATGCTCTGCAAAGAAAGGTGCAAACGAAGGTGTCGGAAAGACTGGCCCTAAATGGTTGTGCGGTGATTTGCCATTCCAGCCAAGTGCAATCTCATAGCAATAACATGAGTCGTGAAAATTATTTCGCATTAACTCGTAACCCATTAACAAAAGACGGTAGCACCGCGCCCTTCAATGAAGAAGGCAAAATGCGTATGGATATATCGCTCTTGATTAAATTGTACGGCCCAACGCCTCCTGAGATAGAAGATACGCTTGTCGAGTTCATTGAAGAGGCTTTATTGGCTTCAAGAGTGGCAGGGGGCGCAGTGCTGAGCATCGATGAAATTGAACTCATAACGGATATCGGTGCCATTAATCGAGAGCGATCTACTCGAAAATCTTTCCTGCGCAAGCTGCTTCCTGGATTCGCTTTAATCAGTCGCGACGATGTGCTGCAAGACCATATTCAGAAAAGTCAAAAAGCGCCTTTGGATGCGTTTTTAGATTTTAGCATTCGTAAAATGTCATCCAAAGGAAAAGGTGACAAAGCGGAATGGACCACGAATCGTCTTGAATACACCGGATGGCTCAAGCCCATTATGGTGGGCTATCAAGGAATATCCGATGTGTACGAAGCAGGCCAAGTGGAACATGTGCGAGATCGTTCTTGCCCAGTGCAATTTGTGGAATCCATTTACTCACTAGGTCAATGGATCAGCCCACATAGAATAGACGATTTGAAACATCTTTTTTGGCATCAAGAATACCAAGCAAGCAACGCACTTTACCTTTGTAAAAACGACTACCAACCCGATACCCCGATTTTATTAAACGACGAAACAAATCAAACCATTGAGGAGAAATAG
- the cas1f gene encoding type I-F CRISPR-associated endonuclease Cas1f, with protein MEQFSPSDMKTILHSKRANMYYLEYCRVLVKDGRVEYVTDEGKQSLYWNIPIANTTCLLLGNGTSITQAAVRELAKSGVLIGFCGGGGAPLFSTNEVDFDVSFFSPQSEYRPVEYLQSWVSFWFDEGKRLEAAKQIQALRIEYTRQQWTNNSALKDAGIVISVADLNKALDSFEQAVAKVSHTQELMLAEARLTKTLYKIICAVTGYNDFKRVKQGAGVDFANRFLDHGNYLAYGLGATATWVLGLPHGLSVLHGKTRRGGLVFDAADLIKDGIILPQAFISAMNGDSEQEFRQACITNIRRCEALDYMIDSLKQISETLGEKK; from the coding sequence ATGGAACAGTTCTCACCATCGGACATGAAAACCATATTGCACTCCAAACGAGCCAATATGTACTACCTCGAATATTGTCGTGTCTTAGTGAAAGACGGACGAGTGGAATATGTGACGGATGAAGGGAAACAATCTCTTTATTGGAATATTCCTATTGCGAACACGACGTGTCTATTGCTAGGAAATGGTACATCCATAACTCAAGCCGCTGTTCGAGAGTTAGCAAAATCAGGGGTGTTGATCGGTTTTTGTGGCGGTGGTGGCGCGCCATTATTTTCGACCAATGAAGTCGATTTTGATGTGTCTTTTTTTAGCCCACAAAGTGAATATCGCCCCGTTGAGTATCTGCAATCTTGGGTGTCGTTTTGGTTTGATGAAGGCAAACGCTTAGAAGCAGCCAAGCAAATTCAAGCCCTACGGATTGAATACACGAGACAGCAATGGACTAATAATTCAGCACTAAAAGATGCCGGTATAGTCATCAGTGTGGCAGATCTAAATAAAGCCTTGGATAGCTTTGAGCAAGCGGTTGCTAAAGTTTCCCATACGCAAGAACTCATGCTAGCTGAAGCAAGACTAACCAAAACCCTTTATAAAATTATTTGTGCCGTCACTGGATATAACGATTTTAAACGCGTGAAACAGGGGGCAGGAGTCGATTTCGCCAATCGCTTTTTGGATCATGGTAATTATCTCGCTTATGGCTTAGGCGCTACGGCCACTTGGGTATTAGGTTTACCTCATGGCTTATCTGTTCTTCATGGGAAAACTCGTCGTGGAGGACTAGTGTTTGATGCGGCCGATTTAATAAAAGATGGCATCATTCTACCGCAGGCTTTTATTAGTGCGATGAATGGCGACAGTGAACAAGAATTCCGCCAAGCCTGTATTACCAATATTCGTCGATGCGAAGCCCTTGATTATATGATCGACAGTCTCAAGCAAATCAGTGAAACGCTTGGGGAAAAGAAATGA
- the csy3 gene encoding type I-F CRISPR-associated protein Csy3 has translation MAAVKTASVLAFERKLANSDGLLFSGNWAKPDGEWKPIALQEKSVRGTISNRQKNAVLNDPAKLDQEVNKANLQTVDTAALPFDCDTLKVVYSLRVLGDLPTPSACNSPDYQEVLSSTIQSYIEEQSFAVLAHRYASNIANGRFLWRNRVGAEEISIRVTQKNKAGNTIWVFNGYDLSLRDFDYQSDDLKAFANEIQTGLTSDTFTYFQIEAFVKLGEGQEVFPSQELVLDGNSRKSKVLYDVDGTAALHSQKIGNAIRTVDTWYQGSEEIGPISAEPFGSVTSRGKAYRSNKDDFYTLFDKWMEKGQAPETEQQHYVIANLIRGGVFGGKSEA, from the coding sequence ATGGCAGCAGTAAAAACCGCATCAGTATTGGCATTCGAACGTAAACTGGCAAACTCAGATGGTTTGCTGTTCTCAGGGAACTGGGCTAAGCCTGATGGAGAATGGAAACCGATAGCTCTGCAAGAGAAATCGGTACGCGGTACGATTTCTAACCGGCAAAAAAATGCCGTTTTGAATGATCCTGCAAAGTTAGACCAAGAAGTAAACAAGGCTAACCTACAAACGGTCGATACCGCCGCTTTGCCGTTTGACTGTGACACATTGAAAGTTGTATACAGCTTGCGAGTATTGGGAGACCTTCCAACACCTTCTGCATGCAATAGTCCTGATTATCAAGAAGTGTTGAGCAGCACGATTCAGTCCTACATTGAAGAGCAATCTTTTGCCGTATTGGCGCATCGTTATGCTTCCAACATCGCCAATGGCCGCTTCTTGTGGCGTAACCGTGTCGGCGCAGAAGAGATCTCTATCCGTGTGACGCAAAAGAACAAAGCAGGCAACACCATCTGGGTTTTTAATGGGTACGATTTATCACTACGTGATTTTGATTACCAAAGCGATGATTTAAAAGCCTTTGCCAATGAAATTCAAACTGGTCTGACCAGCGATACCTTCACCTATTTTCAAATAGAAGCCTTTGTAAAATTGGGAGAAGGACAAGAAGTTTTCCCTTCACAAGAATTAGTATTAGATGGCAACTCTCGCAAGAGTAAGGTGTTGTACGATGTCGATGGAACGGCTGCTTTACACTCGCAAAAAATCGGCAATGCCATTCGCACAGTAGACACTTGGTATCAAGGCTCTGAAGAGATCGGCCCTATTTCTGCCGAACCATTTGGCTCCGTTACCAGCCGTGGTAAAGCTTATCGTAGCAATAAAGACGATTTTTATACCTTATTTGATAAATGGATGGAAAAAGGCCAAGCGCCAGAAACAGAGCAACAGCATTACGTGATCGCAAACTTGATTCGTGGTGGTGTATTTGGCGGAAAGTCTGAGGCTTAA
- the cas3f gene encoding type I-F CRISPR-associated helicase Cas3f — translation MNILLVSQCSKKALKETRRVIDQFAERTGDRTWQTAITEQGLATLRKLLKKTARRNTSVACHWIRGRNRTELKWLVGNPRRFNEWGSVPTNVTGRDILRSGDENTWQTAEDIRVLAGIAALFHDFGKANKAFQDKLNPNKKTPSYEPYRHEWVSVRLFEAFVLHAIEGVEKSKQDAAWLTLLSDLPDDIESSVMTRLKKDGLDAKVSSPFTALPPVAKAVAWLILSHHKLLEPLDDNTDYVKYPELLMDSYIRAGWNSPQCDNKEWQSAEVEAVWTFSKGSPFCSKVWRERISRIASQGAKRTQLLTQYWLNQPFSLHLARLSLMLGDHYYSSQKSIGLKHPWHDDKGYKKVYANTWRERGSRDNGNYNQTLDEHLIGVYRHSHQIVRSLSSLKESLPVITRHPELKKRTLDSRFAWQNKAYELAVSVRDKVKQHGFFGVNVASTGKGKTFANARIMYGLADDRKGCRFSVALGLRTLTLQTGDAFKELLRLDDEDLAVLIGSKAVKDLHEQAKTKQILAEESQQEALLGSESANDFSDQDSYVSYEGMLGDGPLSRWLENSPKNNKLVNAPVLVSTIDHLIPSTEGSRGGKQIAPMLRLLTSDLVLDEPDDFGLEDLPALCRLVNWAGMLGSNVLLSSATLPPDLINALFDAYLAGRKQYEASVKINPSQTPNIVCAWFDEFRSDSIQASERSAFSEQHQKLMAMRAEKLLGQSIKRRVELVECCNSEDDEPSVIQAVVQRVHQSILALHNAHHHKHPTLSARASFGLVRMANINPLVAVAKALMNTPSPAGMQIHYCVYHSQFLLLQRSSIEQMLDTVLNRKDPNAIWHHPSVHVALKAQPNDQHIFVVLGSPVTEVGRDHSYDWAVVEPSSIRSLIQLAGRVLRHSSATVETANIHLLDQNVRAMKNEKAAYTKPGFEGNAFLLDSHKLQNLLEPNEYQTINALPRIQKRDLLAPTKRFVDLEHAALHSQLWGKDKEFGEAFASLWWNKPCHWTNHLQRKLPFRRHTPDESYCFYVEEEYDEPTMHRWHDNGELKSDDKQSFQRDKTCVFAMGVHNWIKDFDYQSALVTLADKLDLELSDASIQFGSIRLRKSGENDVWQQSSVLGFYKPSK, via the coding sequence ATGAACATTCTTTTGGTTTCCCAATGTTCTAAAAAAGCCTTAAAAGAAACTCGCCGCGTGATCGACCAATTTGCAGAGCGAACCGGTGATCGAACTTGGCAAACCGCGATCACGGAACAAGGATTGGCAACGTTACGTAAACTACTCAAAAAAACCGCACGTCGAAATACTTCCGTGGCGTGTCATTGGATTCGGGGTCGTAACCGAACAGAGCTGAAATGGCTGGTGGGTAATCCACGCCGTTTTAACGAATGGGGTAGTGTGCCGACAAACGTAACAGGCCGAGATATCTTGCGTTCTGGCGATGAAAATACATGGCAAACCGCAGAAGACATCCGAGTGCTGGCTGGTATCGCTGCGCTGTTTCATGATTTTGGAAAAGCCAATAAAGCCTTTCAGGACAAACTAAATCCTAATAAGAAGACGCCAAGCTACGAACCGTATCGCCATGAATGGGTGTCGGTGCGACTATTTGAAGCCTTCGTGCTGCATGCGATTGAAGGTGTGGAAAAAAGTAAGCAAGACGCGGCATGGTTAACCTTGTTAAGTGACTTACCGGACGATATTGAAAGCAGCGTCATGACGCGTCTTAAAAAGGATGGGTTAGACGCCAAAGTTTCTTCACCATTTACTGCGCTGCCGCCTGTTGCTAAGGCTGTTGCATGGTTGATCTTGTCTCATCATAAATTGTTAGAACCTTTAGATGACAATACGGATTATGTGAAGTATCCAGAATTGTTGATGGATAGCTATATTAGAGCAGGATGGAATTCACCTCAATGCGACAATAAAGAGTGGCAATCAGCTGAGGTCGAAGCGGTTTGGACTTTCTCCAAAGGCTCGCCATTTTGCAGTAAAGTCTGGCGTGAGCGTATTAGCCGTATTGCTTCGCAAGGCGCTAAACGTACACAGTTACTTACTCAATACTGGCTGAATCAGCCATTTTCTTTGCATCTCGCTCGCCTCAGTTTAATGTTGGGCGATCATTATTATTCCTCACAAAAGTCCATCGGTCTTAAGCATCCGTGGCATGATGACAAAGGTTATAAAAAGGTCTATGCCAACACATGGCGCGAACGAGGTAGCCGAGATAATGGAAACTATAACCAAACCTTAGACGAGCATTTGATTGGTGTGTATCGTCATAGCCATCAAATCGTACGCTCTTTGTCGTCATTAAAAGAATCCTTGCCTGTCATTACCCGACACCCAGAATTGAAGAAGCGTACGTTAGACAGTCGTTTTGCTTGGCAAAATAAAGCCTACGAATTGGCTGTCAGTGTTCGAGATAAAGTAAAACAGCATGGTTTTTTTGGTGTGAATGTCGCGTCCACTGGCAAAGGCAAAACCTTTGCCAACGCGCGCATTATGTATGGTCTTGCCGATGACAGAAAAGGCTGTCGATTCAGTGTGGCACTTGGTTTGCGTACCTTAACCTTGCAAACAGGTGATGCTTTTAAAGAGTTATTACGACTCGACGATGAAGATCTAGCGGTTCTTATCGGTTCTAAAGCCGTGAAAGATTTACATGAGCAAGCGAAAACCAAACAAATTTTAGCCGAGGAAAGTCAGCAGGAAGCCTTGTTGGGGTCAGAATCTGCTAATGATTTCAGTGACCAAGATAGCTATGTTAGCTACGAAGGTATGTTAGGTGATGGGCCATTATCACGTTGGTTAGAAAACTCCCCTAAAAATAATAAGTTAGTTAATGCGCCTGTGTTGGTGAGCACCATCGATCATTTGATACCATCAACTGAAGGCAGTCGAGGCGGTAAACAAATCGCCCCCATGTTGCGTTTGCTCACCTCCGATCTAGTGCTCGATGAACCAGATGATTTTGGTTTAGAAGACTTACCGGCTTTGTGTCGATTAGTTAACTGGGCAGGCATGTTAGGGTCGAACGTATTGCTTTCATCAGCGACGTTACCACCTGATTTGATTAACGCATTATTTGATGCTTATCTTGCTGGTCGCAAGCAATATGAAGCCTCGGTAAAAATAAACCCCAGTCAAACGCCCAATATTGTGTGTGCTTGGTTTGATGAGTTTCGCAGCGATTCCATTCAAGCTAGTGAACGTTCCGCTTTTTCTGAACAGCATCAAAAATTGATGGCAATGCGCGCTGAAAAGCTCCTAGGGCAATCTATCAAGCGGCGTGTCGAGTTAGTTGAGTGTTGTAATAGCGAAGACGATGAGCCTAGTGTTATTCAAGCCGTCGTTCAGCGTGTTCATCAAAGTATCTTAGCACTTCATAATGCGCACCATCATAAACATCCAACCTTGTCGGCCAGAGCCAGTTTTGGCCTAGTGCGTATGGCCAATATTAATCCGTTGGTGGCAGTTGCAAAGGCCTTGATGAATACGCCAAGCCCAGCAGGTATGCAGATACACTATTGTGTGTATCACAGTCAGTTTCTTTTATTGCAGCGCTCATCTATTGAGCAAATGCTGGACACGGTATTGAACCGCAAAGACCCAAATGCCATTTGGCATCATCCAAGTGTACATGTCGCATTAAAGGCCCAGCCAAATGACCAACATATTTTTGTGGTGCTTGGAAGCCCTGTAACAGAGGTGGGCCGAGATCATTCCTATGACTGGGCGGTCGTGGAGCCGTCGTCGATTCGTTCCTTGATTCAACTAGCAGGGCGAGTGTTGCGTCATTCAAGCGCGACAGTGGAAACGGCGAACATTCATTTGCTCGATCAAAATGTGCGAGCCATGAAAAATGAAAAAGCCGCCTACACAAAACCAGGCTTTGAAGGTAATGCGTTTTTGTTAGACAGCCATAAGCTGCAAAACTTATTAGAGCCCAATGAATATCAAACGATTAATGCCTTACCGCGTATTCAAAAACGCGATTTATTGGCCCCCACTAAGCGATTTGTTGATTTGGAACACGCTGCTCTGCATTCTCAATTGTGGGGTAAAGACAAAGAGTTCGGTGAAGCGTTTGCTAGTTTGTGGTGGAACAAGCCCTGTCATTGGACGAATCATCTACAACGCAAATTGCCATTTCGACGTCATACGCCGGATGAATCTTATTGCTTTTATGTAGAGGAAGAATATGACGAACCGACTATGCATCGCTGGCATGATAACGGTGAATTAAAGTCTGATGACAAGCAAAGCTTTCAGCGTGACAAAACTTGCGTATTCGCCATGGGGGTTCATAACTGGATAAAAGATTTTGATTATCAAAGTGCGCTAGTCACCTTGGCGGACAAGCTTGACCTAGAGCTTAGCGATGCATCGATACAATTTGGCTCGATTCGATTGCGAAAGAGTGGCGAAAATGATGTATGGCAACAGAGTAGTGTATTGGGATTCTACAAACCCTCTAAGTAG
- the csy1 gene encoding type I-F CRISPR-associated protein Csy1, producing the protein MANLSDKIRDYIDSRKQDRLDKFDKDTQKGVKAASAENVAAYEMERAALRVSEEDRFKPANWLSDAASRAKQLQLVTHALKFTHSDAKGTSLFAKASVSSALPFVSTSILETPKIDVVGNAAALDVGKLLLLEQDDGKLLVNFIQQDDMSPFEPLAESKEQLVDWLAGFKLAVTAKDPSSHKLAKQLYWPIDGNYHLLLPLYATSLSQEVFERVQHARFSEEQKEARAARRTEKMSELVTIEFPDVAVQAFGGTKPQNISQLNSGRGGRSFLLSSAPPTWQSQEKPPLKVKSIFRGPFSRKVYGHLIGLKKFLVANLNKRSVWEIRAERARRIDDIVDQLVAYGASVRSFPAGWSSHPDCHLPLHQKLWLDPNRRAFDKEFEDEFDKKEWQGLVAADFSRFLNAELEKNSDIATGDVEFVQWKVLTAQELRLVQDDVKGAF; encoded by the coding sequence GTGGCAAATTTATCCGACAAGATCCGCGATTACATCGACAGTCGCAAGCAGGATCGGCTAGATAAGTTCGATAAAGACACGCAAAAAGGCGTGAAAGCGGCGTCGGCAGAAAATGTCGCAGCATATGAAATGGAGCGGGCCGCTTTACGAGTCAGTGAAGAAGACCGCTTTAAACCCGCGAATTGGCTGAGTGATGCGGCAAGTCGAGCTAAGCAGTTGCAGCTCGTTACGCATGCGCTTAAATTTACTCACTCCGATGCCAAAGGGACAAGTTTGTTCGCAAAGGCAAGTGTGTCATCCGCACTGCCGTTTGTGTCTACATCTATCTTAGAAACTCCAAAGATTGATGTGGTGGGCAATGCGGCGGCTTTAGATGTTGGTAAACTGCTTTTGCTTGAACAGGACGATGGCAAATTGCTGGTGAACTTTATTCAGCAAGACGATATGTCTCCTTTTGAGCCGTTGGCAGAATCCAAAGAGCAATTAGTTGACTGGTTAGCGGGATTTAAGTTGGCCGTTACCGCCAAAGATCCAAGTTCTCATAAATTGGCTAAGCAACTTTACTGGCCTATTGACGGTAACTACCATTTGCTTTTGCCTTTGTATGCCACATCGCTTTCTCAAGAAGTGTTTGAACGTGTGCAGCATGCTCGCTTTTCTGAAGAGCAAAAAGAGGCTCGTGCGGCTCGTCGAACTGAAAAAATGTCAGAGCTTGTTACCATCGAATTTCCTGATGTTGCCGTGCAAGCGTTTGGTGGAACTAAGCCACAAAACATTAGCCAATTGAACTCTGGTCGTGGAGGACGTTCTTTCTTACTAAGCAGCGCACCGCCAACCTGGCAAAGCCAAGAAAAACCACCGTTAAAAGTGAAATCCATTTTTCGTGGGCCTTTTTCTCGCAAGGTGTATGGTCACCTTATCGGTTTGAAAAAATTCTTAGTCGCTAATTTGAATAAGCGCAGTGTTTGGGAAATACGTGCCGAAAGAGCGCGTCGTATCGACGACATAGTTGATCAGCTGGTGGCTTATGGGGCGAGTGTTCGGTCTTTTCCGGCGGGTTGGTCTTCCCATCCAGATTGTCATCTGCCACTACATCAAAAGCTTTGGTTAGACCCAAATCGACGCGCCTTTGATAAAGAATTTGAAGACGAATTTGATAAAAAAGAGTGGCAAGGTTTAGTCGCAGCGGATTTTTCTCGTTTCTTAAATGCTGAGCTAGAAAAAAATTCTGACATTGCCACAGGCGATGTTGAATTTGTGCAGTGGAAAGTCCTTACCGCTCAAGAGCTCAGGCTAGTACAAGACGACGTAAAAGGAGCTTTTTAA
- the cas6f gene encoding type I-F CRISPR-associated endoribonuclease Cas6/Csy4: MDYYLDITILEDPEFTKPILMNALFSKLHRALVEVSQNDIGVSFPNASKKSLGDKLRLHSSKERLEQLEALPWRRGLGDFTVVTKVTQVPSINKFCLVKRVHVQSNVERLRRRAMKRHSFSYQEAVERIPKEVEKQLELPFVRIKSKSTGDQQFPLFIQQTLSEAKEDTVSFSKYGLSSTSTLPWF; encoded by the coding sequence ATGGACTACTATCTGGACATTACCATTTTGGAAGACCCTGAATTCACAAAACCTATCTTGATGAATGCTTTATTCAGCAAGCTACATCGTGCGTTAGTGGAAGTGTCTCAAAACGACATCGGCGTGAGTTTTCCAAATGCCAGCAAAAAAAGCTTAGGAGACAAACTCCGCTTGCACAGCTCAAAAGAGCGGCTGGAGCAACTTGAAGCCTTACCATGGCGACGTGGCTTAGGGGATTTCACTGTAGTAACCAAGGTAACTCAAGTGCCAAGTATTAATAAGTTTTGCTTGGTTAAGCGAGTTCATGTGCAAAGCAATGTCGAGCGATTACGTCGTAGAGCAATGAAACGTCATAGCTTCTCTTACCAAGAAGCAGTGGAACGCATCCCCAAAGAAGTTGAAAAGCAATTGGAGCTGCCTTTTGTCAGAATCAAGAGCAAATCAACAGGGGATCAACAGTTTCCATTGTTTATCCAGCAAACCCTGAGTGAAGCCAAGGAAGACACGGTGAGCTTTTCGAAATACGGATTAAGTTCTACTAGCACCTTACCTTGGTTTTGA